Within the Spirochaetota bacterium genome, the region CGCATCGAAAACGACGGGTCCCTTCATTATCTCTCCGCCGAGGAGATAGCCGCCATGGAACAATCGAAGGGGCAGCGACTCAAGGGAACCTGGATCGACACGGACTTTTCCGTGGCCTTCCGCAACATGGAGCTGGCCTTCCGGAAAAAGGGCGGCGGACGCACCATCATACACCGCCATATCGCCTTCAACCTGGACAACGGCCACTTCCAGGACTCTCCGCTGCGGAAGCACCTGGAAAAGAAAGGCAGGATTTCCGTAATGGTAAAAGGAGCGAGCTATCTCCTGTGGTTCCTTAATTTTTCTTCCATACGCGACTACCTGCTCAAGCATATGGCCTATTGCGTGTCAGATTCAACCGGCATCCTGCCGAAGCACGCTTCGGCAGCCGGCTTCAAGCAGACCACCTACGGATCTTTTTCCGGGGCCTTCCTGGAAAACGAGGGTGGAAGCGGCGCGGCCGAGCTTCGCAATCTCTTCAAATCACAGCCGGCACGGCAGCTTGATTTCCGGTTCGGCTATTCCGATGTGCACAAATTGAACCATTTGATCATAACGACCCCGAGGTAAGGGCAGCTCCTGTTGCATCAATGCCTAATCACGCGAACACGGGGCCGTGCATCGATTGCGCGAAAGAGTACATCATATCTAAGAAAAAGATTTTTCTTCATTGACAAAAAATACCCCCTTTTTTAGCGTTCAATAAGATCACAGAATAGCAACAAGCTGCTGTTTTACAAAATCTGCTACCGTGAATGGCTGTCTTACCCCCAGCAGATGCACGGAAGTTAACATTTAGCGTTCTTTATAGCTTCGAATTGTATTGTTCTTTTAGATAGATAAGCTGCCGTCACATAGCTCTGGCATTTGTAACAATTATAAATGTTCAGTATACCTAACTATAGTGGAGACGTACATGAGCGCTACAACTCACGAACATGATAATCATACACTGGCCGGAAGGCTTAAACAGGCCACCGGCGTCGCCGCCACCCGCTGCTACCAGTGCGGCAAATGCACCGCAGGCTGCCCCATGGCGGAGGAGATGGATTACACGCCGAGCCATATCCTGAGGCTCCTCCAGGTAAACCTTGATGGTTTCGAAGACAGGGTGCTCAAGGCCTATTCACCCTGGGTGTGCCTCACCTGCGAGATGTGCTACGCCCGGTGCCCCCAGGAGGTAGACATCCCCAAGATGATGGATTTTCTCCGCGCTGAATCGGTGCGACTAAAAAAGGTCAATCCCCGGGCGAAGGATTTCGTGTCGCTGCACAAAACGTTCCTCGACTCGATACATTACGTCGGAAGGCTCTACGAGGTGGGCCTCATCGCCGGGTACAAGGCGCGTTCCTGGCACCTGCTCCAGGACGTGCTCATGGCGCCAAGGCTCTACTTCAAGGGCAAGCTGAAGCTCTTTCCCCACCTCATCAAGAACAGAAAAAACATTTCGCAAATCTTTAAGAAAGCGGGCAAGGCCCGCATGGAGGCGGCCAAATGACAAAGATCGCATATTATCCGGGCTGTTCCCTCCTCGGATCTTCACGGGAATACGACGAATCGCTGCGCGCCATCGCCGGGCCTATGGGGTTTGACCTCGTTCAGGTGCCCGACTGGAACTGCTGCGGCGCCTCATCGGCCCATACCCTCAACCACGAGCTGTCGCTGGCCCTGCCGGCGCGGATCCTGGCCCTTGCAGAGACCCTGGGTGTCGAGGAGATGCTGGTTCCCTGCGCGGCCTGTTACAGCCGCCTCGTTACCGCCCATCACGACCTCGCGGAAAGCACCGAAATGCGGGAAAGAATCGTCGAGATCATCGGCATGCCCTACAAGGGCACCGTCAGGCCGCTGAACATCCTGGAGTTCCTGGATCAGCACTCTGACGCCTTTAAAGACAAGATCAAGGCCCCCTTCGATAAGGACCTGGCCTGTTACTACGGCTGCCTCCTGGTTCGTCCGCCCAAGATCACCAAGTTCGACCGCCCCGAGGACCCGCGCACCATGGACAACCTCGTTGAATTGATAGGGGCGAAGGCCCTTGACTGGGACTTCAAGGTCGAATGCTGCGGAGCGAGCCATTCAATATCCAAGACCGACCTGGTCGGAAAGCTTTCGGCGAAGATAATCGGCAACGCCGTGAAAAAAGGGGCACAGGCCATTGTCGTGGCCTGTCCCATGTGCCAGTCCAATCTGGACATGCGGCGCAGCTTCATCAACAAGGCCGCCGGACAGAACTATACCATACCGATCATCTTCATCACCCAGGCCATCGGCCTGGCCATGGGCCTGGGCGAAAAGGAGCTGGGCCTGCACCGCCATATCGTCAAGGTAAGGTACCCGGAAAAGGTGCGGGTTGAAGCGCCGGCCAAGCCTAAAGTCGCGGCCGCGGCGGCTGCCCCTGCCGCGCAATCAGAGCAGACGGAGGAAGCGTAAATGTCACGAATCGGTGTTTTCATTTGTCATTGCGGTGAGAATATAAGCGCGACAGTGGACTGCGCCAGGGTCGCAGAAACCCTGTCCCATGTGCCCGGCGTCGTCCACAGCGTGGATTACAAATACATGTGCTCGGACCCGGGCCAGAACATGATCAAGGAAGCCATCAAGGAGAAAAAGCTCGACGGAGTGGTCGTAAGCGCCTGCTCGCCCCACATGCACGAGCCAACCTTCCGGCGTGCCTGCGCCGAGGCGGGATTGAACCCGTTCCTGTGCGAGATG harbors:
- a CDS encoding 4Fe-4S dicluster domain-containing protein; the encoded protein is MSATTHEHDNHTLAGRLKQATGVAATRCYQCGKCTAGCPMAEEMDYTPSHILRLLQVNLDGFEDRVLKAYSPWVCLTCEMCYARCPQEVDIPKMMDFLRAESVRLKKVNPRAKDFVSLHKTFLDSIHYVGRLYEVGLIAGYKARSWHLLQDVLMAPRLYFKGKLKLFPHLIKNRKNISQIFKKAGKARMEAAK
- a CDS encoding CoB--CoM heterodisulfide reductase iron-sulfur subunit B family protein, producing the protein MTKIAYYPGCSLLGSSREYDESLRAIAGPMGFDLVQVPDWNCCGASSAHTLNHELSLALPARILALAETLGVEEMLVPCAACYSRLVTAHHDLAESTEMRERIVEIIGMPYKGTVRPLNILEFLDQHSDAFKDKIKAPFDKDLACYYGCLLVRPPKITKFDRPEDPRTMDNLVELIGAKALDWDFKVECCGASHSISKTDLVGKLSAKIIGNAVKKGAQAIVVACPMCQSNLDMRRSFINKAAGQNYTIPIIFITQAIGLAMGLGEKELGLHRHIVKVRYPEKVRVEAPAKPKVAAAAAAPAAQSEQTEEA